Proteins co-encoded in one Medicago truncatula cultivar Jemalong A17 chromosome 8, MtrunA17r5.0-ANR, whole genome shotgun sequence genomic window:
- the LOC25502386 gene encoding uncharacterized protein yields MANTNTDEHNSVRSSIMEWKQMHPLHQIAETPTHKLLLKQWLKEEELINGRIALKETQIDSIRKEITMLYIFFFLFHSTTLMLLFNSSSVTTPKACHKSWVPSLCSLLFSLGLIWALRYKSDVEAHMEKMLSREKEDRGLLRKCVEELKKKGLEFDLLKEVDALRRAKSLRVESKEVRKWSSRDFVSLFFFSMACLSLAVIRVILCS; encoded by the coding sequence atgGCTAATACAAACACCGATGAACACAACAGTGTAAGATCTTCAATCATGGAATGGAAACAAATGCACCCACTTCACCAAATAGCTGAAACACCAACCCACAAACTCCTCTTAAAGCAATGGCTTAAAGAAGAAGAACTCATCAATGGACGCATAGCTTTAAAAGAAACCCAGATAGATTCAATCCGCAAAGAAATCACAATGctctacatctttttcttccttttccatTCAACTACCCTCATGCTCCTCTTCAACTCTTCCTCTGTTACAACACCTAAAGCTTGTCACAAATCATGGGTCCCATCACTCTGTTCTCTGTTATTCTCATTGGGGCTTATATGGGCTTTGAGGTATAAGAGTGATGTAGAGGCTCATATGGAGAAGATGCTGTCGAGGGAGAAAGAGGATCGCGGATTGTTGAGGAAATGTGTGgaggaattgaagaagaaagggtTGGAGTTTGATTTGTTGAAGGAAGTTGATGCTTTGAGAAGGGCCAAGAGTTTGAGAGTTGAAAGTAAAGAGGTTAGGAAATGGTCTTCAAGGGATTTtgtttctctgtttttcttctCAATGGCTTGTTTGTCTCTTGCTGTCATAAGGGTTATCTTGTGTAGTTAG
- the LOC112417346 gene encoding uncharacterized protein — protein sequence MVAARLNHKICRRFFGPFPVIEHIGAVAYKLGLPPGSRIHPTFHISLLRAYKGSATDKFYPFPKESIVNRPLLHLIDILAGRICKQQGRTHKQVLVQWSHSQPEDATWEDLSSFVELYGIPDLEDKVNFKEGSRDSLSHEEVLLDTGHIQQLVKDWAETEVNEEETTNKLEPRRLTNQHGPATLS from the coding sequence ATGGTGGCTGCTAGACTGAATCACAAGATTTGTAGAAGATTCTTTGGGCCATTTCCGGTGATAGAACACATTGGTGCTGTAGCATATAAGCTAGGTCTGCCACCTGGAAGTCGCATTCATCCCACATTCCACATATCCCTCCTGCGAGCTTACAAAGGATCAGCTACTGACAAATTTTACCCATTTCCAAAAGAAAGTATTGTCAACCGGCCTTTACTGCACCTAATAGATATCTTGGCTGGACGCATTTGCAAGCAACAAGGTCGTACTCACAAACAAGTTTTGGTACAGTGGTCTCATAGCCAACCAGAGGATGCTACTTGGGAGGATTTATCATCATTCGTCGAGCTTTATGGCATCCCTGACCTTGAGGACAAGGTCAATTTCAAGGAGGGCAGTCGTGATAGCTTAAGTCATGAGGAAGTGCTGCTAGATACGGGGCACATTCAGCAGTTGGTGAAAGATTGGGCTGAAACAGAAGTCAATGAAGAGGAAACAACAAATAAGCTTGAACCGCGACGTCTAACAAACCAGCATGGACCCGCGACTTTATCATGA